In candidate division KSB1 bacterium, the genomic window TCCTTCGCACTTTCGCTAACCTCACGACTCACACCGGCATTTTCATAAGTAACTTGCGTCATGAAGGTCTTTTAATTGATTGAAATAAGTTTTTCTGGTTTTTTCAAGAAATTGAAGAATTGGTTCAGACTTATAATCAGGGTAGGTCCATTCGTTTTCAACAAATGCCCCTTGACAATATCTCAACTGCAAATCGCCGTAAATCCCCCGCCCTAGATAGATTCGGTGAGCAAAGTTTTTAGCAGAAGCAACGACTAGCTTTGCTGCCATTTCTTTCTCATAATACCTGGTATAATTAAACTTTAATGAAGCCGATTTGAGCTCAATTTCGCCTTGAGCCTTTTTTAGTTCATTTTTAAGGATCTTAGAAGTTCCTCGTTATTATATGCGATTGCCGTAGAAATTTTACCAGAGCTAATATGGACAACCGTTTACTGTAATTGATACTTTCCCAGAAACAGTAATTCCAGGAATATGATAAAAGTGACAATGACGTTAACCATCATTGACAAATAAATGCTGCCGCTTTTCTTCACTAAATATCCTAGAGCCATTCCAAAGAGACTTCCAAAAATGACACCTCCGACTCCGCTGGGCACGCCAGTTTTGTAATACATTAATCCATAAAAAGCACCCTGAATCGGA contains:
- a CDS encoding DUF4416 family protein, which produces MAAKLVVASAKNFAHRIYLGRGIYGDLQLRYCQGAFVENEWTYPDYKSEPILQFLEKTRKTYFNQLKDLHDASYL
- a CDS encoding CPBP family intramembrane metalloprotease, translating into MLIAAASSLVFGTLIFFRISTIENPIPLDWPTDALIVLGLGFAFYLAIMEETIFRSFIFERAQQAAGSTYAVPIQGAFYGLMYYKTGVPSGVGGVIFGSLFGMALGYLVKKSGSIYLSMMVNVIVTFIIFLELLFLGKYQLQ